A stretch of the bacterium genome encodes the following:
- the prmC gene encoding peptide chain release factor N(5)-glutamine methyltransferase, whose product MKTLLEVLQSGTGYLAERGVEPARLVMEQLMSHVLKCPRLQLYIRFETLMSEPDLVSLRAGLKRLGAGEPLQYVLGDTEFMGHRFKVDRRALIPRPDTETLIDRILACEPLWGVAKPVIMDVGTGSGCIVISLAIARPEARYLAVDASEAALSLARENAALNGVGAAIGFTLGNLLEGVEAGSLDAVVANLPYITTADCTTLPRHIREHEPMSALDGGGDGLELIRKLVEQAAQRLRPGGWIFLEIGFDQGAPVVECLSHHGFNGVHIHQDLGNRDRVVLACR is encoded by the coding sequence AGCCTGCCCGCCTCGTGATGGAACAGTTGATGAGCCATGTCTTGAAATGTCCCCGGCTCCAGCTGTATATCCGCTTTGAAACCCTGATGTCTGAACCCGATCTGGTCAGCTTGCGGGCCGGCCTCAAGCGCCTGGGGGCGGGGGAACCCCTGCAGTATGTCCTGGGTGACACGGAGTTCATGGGGCACCGGTTCAAGGTCGACCGGCGGGCATTGATTCCACGGCCTGATACCGAGACCCTGATCGACCGGATCCTGGCCTGCGAGCCATTGTGGGGCGTGGCAAAGCCTGTGATTATGGATGTGGGAACGGGGTCCGGATGCATTGTGATCAGCCTGGCCATCGCTAGGCCTGAGGCCCGCTACCTCGCGGTGGATGCCAGTGAAGCGGCGCTGAGCCTGGCCCGGGAGAATGCGGCATTGAATGGAGTCGGGGCTGCCATCGGGTTCACGCTGGGAAATCTGCTGGAGGGGGTTGAGGCGGGCTCACTGGATGCGGTTGTGGCGAATCTGCCTTACATTACAACGGCCGATTGCACGACCCTCCCGCGCCATATCCGGGAGCATGAGCCGATGTCTGCCCTGGATGGCGGCGGCGATGGGCTGGAGCTGATCCGGAAATTGGTGGAGCAGGCGGCGCAGAGGCTGCGTCCGGGCGGCTGGATTTTCCTCGAAATAGGTTTTGACCAGGGCGCGCCGGTTGTGGAATGCTTAAGCCATCACGGCTTTAACGGGGTGCACATTCATCAGGATCTGGGAAATCGGGATCGTGTCGTGCTAGCCTGCCGATAA